In Mycolicibacterium nivoides, the DNA window GCTCACGGCGCTCGTCGGCAACCTGCTCGACTCGTCCCGGCTGTCGGCCGGGGTGGTCCGCCCCGAGCTGCGCCGGGTGTACCTGGAGGAGACGACGCAGCGTGCTCTGCTGGGAATCAGCAGGGGCGCCACCGGATTCACCCGCGAGGGCCTGGACCGGGTCAAGGTCGACGTCGGCGATGCGGTGGCGATGGCCGACGCTGGGCTGCTCGAGCGGGTGCTGGCCAACCTGATCGACAACGCGCTGCGGTACGCGCCCGGCGGTCCCATCCGGGTGAGTGCCGGGCAGGTGGCCGACCGGGTGCTGATCGCGGTGATCGACGAAGGGCCCGGGGTGCCACGCGGGGTTGAGGAACAACTCTTCGCCCCCTTCCAGCGACTCGGCGATCACGACACCAGCATCGGCGTCGGGCTGGGCCTGTCCGTTGCCCGCGGCTTCGTCGAAGCCATGGGCGGGACCATCTCGGCGACCGACACCCCCGGCGGTGGCCTGACCGTCGAAATCGACCTTGCTGCACCGCCAAAGGACGAACCGGCATGACACCTACCAACGCCATCAAAACCCGGGTCCTTGTGATCGACGACGAACCGCAGATCCTTCGCGCGCTGCGGATCAACCTGTCCGTGCGCGGCTACGAGGTCGACACCGCCACCAACGGCGGCCAGGGACTGCGGGCCGCCGCCGATCACCGCCCCGACGTGATCGTGCTCGACCTCGGCCTGCCCGACATGTCCGGCATCGAGGTGCTCGCCGGACTTCGCGGTTGGCTGTCGGCGCCGGTGATCGTGCTCTCGGCCCGCACCGACTCGTCCGACAAGGTCGAGGCGCTCGACGCGGGGGCCGATGACTACGTCACCAAACCCTTTGGCATGGACGAGTTCCTGGCCCGGCTGCGCGCTGCGGTGCGCCGCGGTGCGGCGGCTTCCGAAACGGACGAGCCCGTCATCGAGACCTCGTCGTTCACCGTCGACCTCGCCGCCAAGAAGGTGACCAAGAACAACCACGAGGTGCACCTGACCCCCACCGAGTGGGGCATGCTGGAGATGCTGGTGCGCAACCGCGGCAAGCTGGTGGGCCGCGAAGAGCTGCTGCGCGAGGTGTGGGGACCGGCCTACGCGAAGGAAACCCATTATCTGCGGGTCTATCTGGCGCAGCTGCGTCGCAAGCTCGAGGACGACCCGTCACGCCCGGTCCACCTGCTGACCGAGGCGGGGATGGGGTACCGCTTCCAGGAGTAACCTCTTGCGCCGAGCAGACGCAAAACTGCCCCCTTTTGCGTGAAAAGGGGCAGTTTTGCGTCTGCTCGCGCTAGGTGGTGACCAGCACCGGCAAACGCTGCCATCCGGCCGGCTCCCCGACTTTCGCCCGCGAACCCACGGTCAACGCCAGGACCAGCGTCGAGATGAGAGCACCGCGGATCTGCTCCCACTGCTCGAAGAGCGCGTACCAACGCAGGCCGTCACCGACCTGGCGGCGCTCCAATTCCGCAACCGTGCGGTCGATCTCGCGATAGATCACCGGGGCATCGTCATCATCGGGCGAACGGGGGTGACCGACCACCGCGGGAGCGTGAGTCCACCGCAGCCCGTGGTCCTCTAGATGCAGCGCGGCCAGCGCAGGCGAAACCACGGACAACGGGTAGAAGGCGCTGTAGAGGTCGCTGACATACCCCGGGAAGAGTTCGGCGCTCTTCACCGCACCGCCGGGCACCGACTGGGCTTCGAGCACCATCACGTCCCAGCCCGCATCGGCCAGCATCGCCGCGGCAACCAGGCCGTTGTGACCGGCACCGATCACCACCGCATCGGCATTGTCTGTGCTCATTGCGGCTCGGTGCGGCGTTCGGCCAACGCCACCAATCGTTCGGTGCATTCGCGATTGCGGGGATAGGCGACCGCCAACGCCAGCCGGCGCGGCACCCAGTTCAGCGGACCGCCTACCGGAACCTCCGCCATCTCGATGCGCGATCCCGAAGAGGTGTCACTGAGCCGCAAAGCAATTCGTGCCAGTCCGAAGGGTCTGGCCTTGGCCAGCAACACCAGTTCCTCACCCGGCGTGCAGGACTCGACGACGGTCTCATCGTTGAGCGCCATCGGCCAGATGCCGATTGTGTGGTGAATCACACTGCCGGGGGCCGGCCAATTCGGATCGACCGCACGCATCCGGGTATTGCCCACCACCCACTGCGAGTACGTCCACCCGTCGGCGATGACGTCCCACACCTGCTTGCGGGTCGCAGTCGTATCGCGCTTGACGGTGAGGGAACTGTCCACTGCAACCGAGGTTGAGTTCATGTCACACGATCCTTTCGAATCAGGTTCGTCCCGGAGGGTCCGGAAATCAGCCGGCATGGCACTGCACCGAATCCGGATGGCACCCGGTCAGCCAGGCCGATGGCCTGGGATAGAACGGACTCGGCTAGTACCTCGCCGACCCCTCATGAGCGCCTCATCTCGTGCCCGGCGGGACGCGATTCGATCCCAGCGTCACCATGGCGAACATGCGAACGGTCGTGCTTCAACCATGGTCATTGGGCTACCCGGCGGTGCCCGAATCAAACGTGGCTGCCGTCCGCAGACAAAAGGCCACCGCTTGTCGATCATTTGCGGGGTTGTGCCGAGTTTGCGAGTGACGCAGATTACGGTTTGCGCTATGTCCGGTTACCGCGCCCTCTTCGACGCCAGCCTCAACGACCCGGCCACCTTCTGGGCCGACGCCGCCAAGGCGGTGACCTGGACGTCCGAGCCGCAGCGCATACTCGACGACACCAACCCGCCGTTCTACCGGTGGTTCCCCGACGGCGAGCTCAACACCTGCGCCAATGCCCTCGACCGCCACG includes these proteins:
- a CDS encoding response regulator; this encodes MTPTNAIKTRVLVIDDEPQILRALRINLSVRGYEVDTATNGGQGLRAAADHRPDVIVLDLGLPDMSGIEVLAGLRGWLSAPVIVLSARTDSSDKVEALDAGADDYVTKPFGMDEFLARLRAAVRRGAAASETDEPVIETSSFTVDLAAKKVTKNNHEVHLTPTEWGMLEMLVRNRGKLVGREELLREVWGPAYAKETHYLRVYLAQLRRKLEDDPSRPVHLLTEAGMGYRFQE
- a CDS encoding SRPBCC family protein produces the protein MNSTSVAVDSSLTVKRDTTATRKQVWDVIADGWTYSQWVVGNTRMRAVDPNWPAPGSVIHHTIGIWPMALNDETVVESCTPGEELVLLAKARPFGLARIALRLSDTSSGSRIEMAEVPVGGPLNWVPRRLALAVAYPRNRECTERLVALAERRTEPQ